AGTGTCAGGCCGTCAACGCGTGCAACGCGTTGCTAGTATCCTAGGGCTATGCCCGTATATGAAGAACCGCCGGCTATGCCGGCGGGTCACTTTTTTTAGAATAGTTTTGAATTTACTTAGATTCTAAAAAATCAAGCGCTTCGCCGGCGAGTTCCACGCAGCGGTTGCAGGGGATAACCTTGTTCGGGCGGATTTCGCTGCACTTGGTAAAGTTCTGTGCGCCGCGCTTGAAAAAGTCCTCGATGGCATCGGCGTGGTCGGGCTGCATCATTTTTGCCGCATAGAGAGCGCCACAGGAACCGTTCGGTGCCTTGCCGCCACCAAATTCCTTGAACATCTGCGCCGTTGCTGTGGCCTCCACTTCAGATTTGCCCGTTGCACGAGCGTAACCATACGCTACAGCCATCGCGCAATTGCCGCGATGGTCTGCGTGGAATTGTTTCGAAAATTCCGCAATCGACATAAGATGTTCCCTTGTTAAAGATTTCTAAAACTCAATATACAAAACTAAAAATCAAAGCGTGCAAACCGTTGATTGCAAAAAGAAAAAACTCCGCAAAAGCGGAGTCTTTTAAATAACAGGAATTAGGTTAGTTGCGAGCGAGACCAGGAACGAAGCCCGAAGCCGTACAAAGCGTACGGCGAGCGGATTCGTGACGCCGTATCGCGGACGCAAATAAACAAATTACTTGTCCGTGAGAACGGCAACGCCCGGAAGAACCTTGCCTTCCAGGAGTTCGAGGGAAGCGCCACCACCCGTAGAGGTGTGGGTCACCTTCTTGTCGGCGCCGTACTTCTTGGCAGCCGTAGCGGTATCGCCACCACCGATCACGGTGATTGCGCCAGCAGCGGTAGCTTCGACGATAGCGTCAGCCATAGCCTTGGTAGCCTTTTCGAAGGCTTCGAATTCGAACACGCCAGCAGGACCGTTCCAAACGATGGTCTTTGCAGACTTGATAGCGTTCACGAAGAGCTTGGTGGATTCAGCGCCCACATCGAGGCCCATCCAGCCAGCCGGAATGCCTTCGGCGTCAGAGACAGCCTTGGTAGCAGCGTCGGCAGCAAACTTGTCAGCAGCGATGTAGTCAACCGGGAGGATGATTTCCTTGCCAGCAGCCTTGGCCTTGGCCATCAGATCCGGAACGAGCTTGGCACCTTCTTCGTCAAACAGAGAAGAACCGATTTCGATGTTGTTCAGAACCTTCTTGAAGGTGAAAGCCATGCCACCGCCGATGATGATCTTGTCGGCCTTGTCGAGGAGGTTGTTGATGAGCTGGATCTTGTCAGCGACCTTGGCACCGCCGAGGATGGCGAGGAACGGACGCGGAGGATTGTTGAGCACCTGGTCGAATGCCTTGAGTTCCTTGTTCATGAGGAAACCGGCAGCGCGCTGCGGCAGTTCAACACCAGTCATGGAAGAGTGGTCGCGGTGAGCTGTACCGAAAGCGTCGTTCACATAAACGTCAGCGAGCTTGGTGAGGCTTGCGCGGAAGGCCTTGACGGCTTCCTTGTCGGCCTTTTCCTTAGTTTCGGTGCCATCGGCGTTCTTGATCTTGCGCTTGCCTTCTTCTTCGATGTGGAAGCGGAGGTTTTCGAGGAGGATGATTTCACCCGGCTTGATAGCGGCGCAGGCAGCTTCAACTTCCGGACCAACGCAATCCGGGAGGAACTTCACCGGCTTCTTGATGAGTTCTTCGAGCTTCTTAGCAACCGGAGCGAGCGTGTACTTCATGTTCTTTTCGCCATTCGGACGGCCGAGGTGGGAAGCGAGCACGACGGCTGCACCCTTGTCGAGAGCGTACTGGATGGTCGGGAGAGCGGCTTCGATACGCTTGGTGTTGGTGATTTCGCCAGTCACCTTGTCCTGCGGAACGTTGAAGTCAACACGGATGAACACGCGCTTGCCGGCGAGTTCGAGATCTTCAATAGAAAGCTTTGCCATTGTAGCAATCCTCTTTTTTAGGTTAAAATTTTACGCATTAAAATATAGTAAAATCAGAACTCTTATGGTTGTATAAAACAAGCCGTGCGCTTTGTGTAAACATTGGTAAACAAAGGGTTTGCGGGAGAACGTTATGTGCACGATTGTATATTATTAAAGCATTATTTTAGTGCAATTATCCGCATTTTTTTATATATTTCCATCAAAAAATTAGACCTTTTGGAGTAATAAATGAAACGTTCACTTTTGATGGTCCTTTGCCTGTCTGTCGTATCCGCTTTCGCTAGCATATACGATATCGAAGAATTCACCGCCACGGATGCAGGTTCTCCTGACGATTACATTGTAGCCGAATTCGGTGGCGAATTGAAGGTCGCTCCGGCAGAAGAAGTTGAGTCTCTGCAGTCTGGCCGCATGGTTGTCCGTCAAAAGTTTGAAGACCCGTTTGGTGAATCTGAAACGGCCTACCAGCTCTACCAGGGCGGTAAAGGCGACGTTTCCTCGATGACTCCGATGACTGCCGAAGGCGTTGACTACTCCAAGCTCGTTAAGGCTAAGCTCTATACTCGCCGCGGTGCTGCTGCCGATAAGGATGTCGAAAAGGTTTACTTCGATGGTAAGGCCGTCTATGCTCCGGGCCTTTCGACCGCAATTGTGTATATCGATGGCAAGGCTGTTGAATTGAAAGGTTCCGCTCCTGCTGCTGAAGAAGAAGAGGAAGAAGAATCTGTTGCCGCCGCTCCTGCTGTTCCGAGCAGCCAGGCTGAAGAATGTGACGAATACGATCCGGATTGCGAAGACGAAGATGATGAAGACTACAGCAAGTACAAGACTTCCGCTCCGATCGATGACAGCGACTACACTGCAACCGATGCTGCAAGAGACGTGGGCGACCGTTTCGGTATTGCTGACGAAGTCCGCTTCTGGACCGCAGTTGGTCTTTCCGCTCTCGCTGTCACTGCTGCCGTGATCGGCATTATGCAGCACAGCAAGGCTAACGAGGCTAAGGACGCCTACGACAACCTGAAGACCTTGAACGCCCAGATCTTGAGCGCTTGCGAAGGCGACTCCAAGTGCGAAGAGATAATGGCTTCGCAGGTAAGGCAAGATACTTGGAACCTGCGCGACTTGCAGAAGCGCATGGACGAAGACAAGAAGACCCAGGATTCTTACACCTCCGCCCGTAACATCTGGCTTGGCGTTTCCGCTGCCTCTA
This genomic stretch from Fibrobacter sp. UWT2 harbors:
- the pgk gene encoding phosphoglycerate kinase, with translation MAKLSIEDLELAGKRVFIRVDFNVPQDKVTGEITNTKRIEAALPTIQYALDKGAAVVLASHLGRPNGEKNMKYTLAPVAKKLEELIKKPVKFLPDCVGPEVEAACAAIKPGEIILLENLRFHIEEEGKRKIKNADGTETKEKADKEAVKAFRASLTKLADVYVNDAFGTAHRDHSSMTGVELPQRAAGFLMNKELKAFDQVLNNPPRPFLAILGGAKVADKIQLINNLLDKADKIIIGGGMAFTFKKVLNNIEIGSSLFDEEGAKLVPDLMAKAKAAGKEIILPVDYIAADKFAADAATKAVSDAEGIPAGWMGLDVGAESTKLFVNAIKSAKTIVWNGPAGVFEFEAFEKATKAMADAIVEATAAGAITVIGGGDTATAAKKYGADKKVTHTSTGGGASLELLEGKVLPGVAVLTDK